One genomic window of Medicago truncatula cultivar Jemalong A17 chromosome 1, MtrunA17r5.0-ANR, whole genome shotgun sequence includes the following:
- the LOC11419358 gene encoding ATP-dependent Clp protease proteolytic subunit-related protein 1, chloroplastic: protein MSSSLSPSLSSPFIHDSSTTRHGTKLLPFPHATATRKPRCFKSFSFNCSLDRIPKQFRQENLKDGLMDNYKNAPQFLYGLNPSQMDMFINADNPMHQMSERVTEESISSAKSYLAHSGMGGVSSMDTNASSRHSMSVSMYRGGRGTGRPRNAPPDLPSLLLDSRICYLGMPIVPAVTELILAQLMWLDYDNPAKPVYVYINSSGTQNEKNETVGSETDAYSIADMISHIKSDVYTVNLAMAYGQAAMILSLGKKGYRAVLPHSSAKVFLPKVHRSSGSVADMWIKAKELEANSEYYIELLAKGTGKSKEEIAKDVQRTRYFQPQDAIEYGLADKIMHSMDGENAYKKRNYDEIRAQRALRRGGGNPQAAPSGR from the exons ATGTCTTCTTCGCTCTCACCATCACTCTCTTCACCATTCATCCACGATTCTTCAACTACTCGCCATGGAACTAAGCTTCTTCCTTTTCCTCACGCCACTGCCACACGAAAACCGCGATGCTTCAAGTCCTTTTCTTTCAACTGCTCCCTCGACCGCATCCCCAAGCAGTTCAGACAGGAAAATCTCAAAGATGGAT TGATGGACAATTACAAGAATGCACCACAATTTCTATATGGTCTTAATCCCTCGCAAATGGACATGTTCATAAATGCAGACAATCCTATGCATCAGATGTCTGAAAGAGTTACAGAG GAAAGCATTTCATCTGCCAAAAGTTATTTGGCTCATAGTGGGATGGGTGGTGTATCTAGCATGGATACTAATGCATCTTCAAGACACAGCATGAGTGTTAGTATGTACAGAGGAGGTAGGGGAACAGGAAGGCCTAGAAATGCTCCACCGGATTTGCCTTCTTTGCTCTTGGATTCTCGGATATGTTATCTTGGTATGCCG ATTGTACCAGCTGTGACAGAACTTATTCTGGCTCAACTTATGTGGTTGGATTATGATAACCCTGCCAAACCTGTTTATGTATATATTAATTCGTCTGGAACTCAG AATGAGAAGAACGAGACCGTGGGATCAGAAACTGATGCTTATTCCATCGCTGATATGATTTCT CATATCAAATCTGATGTCTACACTGTGAATTTGGCCATGGCGTATGGCCAAGCAGCAATGATTCTGTCTCTTGGAAAAAAGGGTTATCGTGCTGTACTGCCACATTCATCCG CAAAAGTATTTCTCCCGAAAGTCCACAGATCAAGTGGTTCTGTTGCAGATATGTGGATTAAG GCAAAAGAGCTGGAGGCAAATTCTGAGTATTACATTGAGCTGTTGGCAAAAGGAACGGGGAAGTCAAAGGAAGAGATTGCTAAAGACGTCCAGAGGACTAGATATTTCCAACCACAGGATGCCATAGAATACGGACTCGCTGACAAAATAATGCATTCAATGGATGGGGAAAATGCATATAAGAAGCGG AATTATGATGAAATACGTGCTCAAAGAGCACTGCGGAGAGGTGGTGGGAACCCTCAAGCGGCTCCTTCAGGACGTTAG
- the LOC112416689 gene encoding scarecrow-like protein 3 gives STKVCWSKFEERGLYLIRLSITCANHVAYGSLENANTTLEQISQLAIPDEDTMQRIAAYFTEALTDRIHKTWPGLHRGLNSTRIIMLSEEIMVQKFFFELFPYLKVAYILTDQAIVESMEGEKMVHIIEILFCSYIPFGLGCPSPSSTSSSSTASSSDSMNVENFLNALWSLSPKVMVVTEQDSNQNSSTLMERLLEALCSYAALFDCLESTVSRTIW, from the exons TCTACAAAAGTTTGTTGGTCTAAATTTGAGGAAAGGGGTTTGTATTTGATCCGTTTGTCAATCACTTGTGCAAACCATGTAGCTTATGGTAGTCTTGAAAATGCAAACACAACACTTGAACAGATTTCTCAGCTTGCAATTCCTGATGAAGACACTATGCAGAGAATTGCTGCATATTTCACTGAAGCACTTACTGATAGGATACATAAAACTTGGCCTGGACTCCATAGAGGCTTAAATTCCACAAGAATTATTATGCTTTCTGAAGAAATTATGGTTCAGAAGTTTTTCTTTGAACTTTTCCCTTACTTGAAGGTAGCATATATTTTGACAGATCAAGCTATTGTTGAATCTATGGAAGGTGAGAAAATGGTTCATATAATTGAGATCCTATTCTGCAGTTACATTCCCTTTGGCCTTGGATG TCCAAGTCCCagttcaacatcatcatcgtcGACAGCATCTTCATCTGATTCAATGAATGTGGAGAATTTTCTCAATGCTTTATGGAGTTTATCACCAAAAGTCATGGTTGTAACGGAACAGGACTCGAATCAAAACAGTTCGACTCTGATGGAGAGACTACTTGAAGCTCTATGTTCTTATGCAGCATTATTTGATTGTTTGGAATCAACTGTATCAAGAACAATATGGTAA
- the LOC25485350 gene encoding uncharacterized protein At2g29880: MGDSQQENNRGKGKDKDGYVAWTMEETSELLYLLVDAINRGLRDANGSFSKQNVERAILPQLNAKTESHKTYNHYLSRMKWFRNQYNKMSTFMRNNSGFGWDSVAKTYTATEEVWNNYLKSHPSHKNLQGKSMIDYDYLKIVVGGGVSSGNNSIALDPEDTDATTFEQESESFGMEDFSYDPNSDTFIAPDNYEPAYQPPSPNQPTPSPNQPTPSPHFSLNSEAPIEKRNRHKRNRSEYERSSGVVGINNQGPAMENLSSSIGTIVVHFEKMSNMMEKREKDRELKNNIWDIIKDIPNLDDKTRFKIAELMKSKANKDLFLKMSPEDRLSWIKFKLGDD; this comes from the exons ATGGGGGATTCACAACAAGAAAATAATAGAGGGAAGGGTAAGGATAAAGATGGCTATGTAGCTTGGACCATGGAGGAAACTAGTGAGTTGTTGTACCTTTTGGTGgatgctataaatagagggtTACGTGATGCCAATGGGTCCTTTAGTAAACAAAATGTAGAGCGAGCTATCCTTCCTCAGCTCAATGCCAAAACTGAATCACATAAAACTTATAATCATTACTTGAGCCGAATGAAGTGGTTTAGAAATCAATACAACAAGATGTCAACGTTTATGCGTAACAACTCTGGTTTTGGATGGGATTCCGTTGCGAAGACTTACACGGCTACTGAAGAAGTATGGAATAATTACTTAAAG tcccATCCATCTCACAAAAATCTTCAAGGAAAAAgtatgattgattatgattatttGAAGATTGTTGTTGGAGGTGGAGTGTCTAGCGGGAATAATTCTATAGCATTAGACCCTGAGGATACTGATGCAACGACTTTTGAGCAAGAAAGTGAAAGTTTTGGAATGGAAGATTTTTCATATGATCCCAATAGTGATACATTCATAGCACCAGATAACTATGAACCAGCGTACCAACCTCCATCACCTAACCAACCTACTCCATCACCTAACCAACCTACTCCATCACcccatttttctttaaattcagAGGCTCCTATTGAAAAACGAAATCGCCATAAGAGAAATAGATCCGAGTACGAAAGGAGTTCTGGCGTTGTTGGGATCAACAATCAAGGACCTGCTATGGAAAACCTTTCTTCTAGCATTGGGACTATCGTTGTGCACTTTGAAAAGATGTCTAACATGATggagaaaagagaaaaggatAGAGAGCTGAAGAATAATATTTGGGATATTATAAAAGATATTCCAAATTTAGATGACAAAACTCGTTTCAAAATTGCTGAATTGATGAAGTCTAAAGCAAATAAGGACCTCTTCTTGAAGATGTCACCGGAAGACCGCTTGTCTTGGATAAAATTCAAGTTAGGGGACGATTAA
- the LOC112418672 gene encoding uncharacterized protein, with protein sequence MSEDIDTEAIDDDDDDEDDDDTDDEETDEELYEAIYMYMMAIHALMHVVNQFLNMMRGEHVERPLTRRRITSKGYDYIHKSLNGDSEIFRQVYRMYPDVFRKLCMIIREKTPLVDTRFICIEEMLASFLQIVGQNTRYCIIRNTFGRSQFAASENFHKILKALNSIAPDLMAKPTSSVPAKIRESTRFYPYFKDCIGAIDGTHIPALVRGRDVSSYRDRHGRISQNVLAACNFDLEFMYVLSGWEGSAHDSKLLNDALKRKNGLKVPHGKYFLVDCGFANRRKFLAPHRGVRYHLQDFAGHGNDPENEKELFNLRHASLRNVVERIFGIFKSRFTIFKSAPPFLFKTQAELVLACAALHNFLRKECRSDEFPIEPSNESSSSSSMLPIHEDNNDELNVQTQEQEREDANIWRTNLGLDMWRDVQGIP encoded by the exons ATGAGTGAAGATATAGATACTGAAGCtatagatgatgatgatgatgacgaagatgatgatgatacaGATGATGAAGAAACAGATGAAGAATTGTATGAAGCCATATACATGTATATGATGGCAATTCATGCTTTAATGCACGTGGTAAATCAGTTTTTGAATATGATGCGTGGTGAACATGTTGAACGTCCATTAACTCGACGACGAATTACAAGTAAGGGATATGACTATATACATAAGTCATTGAATGGGGATTCTGAAATCTTTCGACAAGTATATAGAATGTATCCTGATGTATTCCGAAAGTTATGCATGATTATAAGAGAAAAAACACCTTTGGTGGATACAagatttatttgtattgaaGAAATGCTTGCGTCGTTCTTACAGATTGTCGGTCAGAATACTCGATATTGTATAATTAGAAATACATTTGGCCGATCACAATTTGCTGCAAGTGAAAATTTTCACAAGATTTTGAAGGCTTTGAACTCAATAGCACCTGATTTGATGGCTAAACCAACCTCAAGCGTGCCTGCAAAAATAAGGGAAAGCACAAGATTTTATCCTTACTTCAAG GATTGCATTGGAGCTATTGATGGTACGCATATTCCTGCATTGGTAAGAGGACGAGATGTAAGCAGTTATCGTGATCGTCATGGAAGGATATCACAAAATGTATTAGCTGCTTGTAATTTTGATTTGGAGTTCATGTACGTTCTCAGCGGGTGGGAGGGTTCAGCCCATGATTCCAAGTTGCTAAATGATGCTTTGAAAAGGAAGAATGGACTAAAAGTGCCCCACG gtAAATATTTTCTGGTGGATTGCGGATTTGCTAATCGACGCAAATTTTTAGCTCCACATCGAGGTGTGCGATATCATCTACAAGATTTTGCAGGTCACGGTAATGACcctgaaaatgaaaaagagttATTCAATCTTCGGCATGCGTCTTTAAGGAATGTGGTTGAGAGAATATTTGGTATTTTTAAATCGCGTTTCACAATTTTTAAGTCAGCACCTCCATTTTTGTTTAAGACACAAGCAGAACTTGTGTTGGCATGTGCAGCACTTCATAACTTTCTTCGCAAAGAATGTCGTTCCGATGAATTTCCAATTGAACCTTCTAACgagtcttcatcttcatcttcaatgtTACCTATTCATGAAGACAATAATGATGAACTCAATGTTCAAACACAAGAGCAAGAACGAGAAGATGCTAATATATGGAGGACTAATTTAGGTTTAGATATGTGGAGAGATGTACAAGGAATACCGTGA